Proteins encoded together in one Nostoc sp. PCC 7524 window:
- the dnaG gene encoding DNA primase gives MSIPRLHPDTIEEVKHRADIVDVVSEYVVLRKRGKDFVGLCPFHDEKSPSFTVSQTKQMYYCFGCQAGGNAIKFLMDLGKQSFSEVVLDLARRYQVPVKTLEPEQRQELQRQLSLREQLYEVLASAAQFYQHALRQSQGQRAMLYLRSDRLLNEATIQQFGLGYAPPGWETLHRYLVEDKHYPVQLVEKAGLIKPRKEGSGYYDVFRDRLMIPIRDVQGRVIGFGGRTLTDEQPKYLNSPETELFNKGKTLFALDQAKTGISQLDQAVVVEGYFDAIALHAAGINNAVASLGTALSLEQVRLMLRYTDSKQLVLNFDADKAGTNAAERAIGEIADLAYKGEVKLKIINIPDGKDADEFLRSHGREDYEQLLANAPLWIDWQIQQIIKDRNLKQATDFQQVTQQIVKLLKNIVNSDTRNYYVSYCAEILSLGDTRLIPLRVENLLTQIAPSKTTYSQPVALKKTGNAVKLSPLPTTERSLLEQAEALLLRIYLHCCEQRQAIISELEERDLEFSLSHHRFLWGQILELTGEQINIISSLQDRYLELAEDIGLISHLFHLNEKAKKEIMRTPQVVQAAIACMERVLREKRYRHFLELWQETDPEAEPEKWQSYYQAFYAEKLKLQELDRQRQFSITELL, from the coding sequence ATGTCAATTCCACGCCTGCACCCAGACACAATTGAAGAAGTTAAACATCGCGCTGATATTGTGGATGTCGTATCAGAATACGTGGTTTTACGCAAGCGCGGTAAGGATTTTGTGGGCTTGTGTCCTTTTCATGACGAGAAAAGTCCCAGTTTTACTGTCAGCCAAACTAAGCAAATGTATTATTGCTTCGGCTGTCAAGCTGGGGGGAATGCGATAAAGTTTTTGATGGATTTGGGTAAGCAATCTTTTTCTGAGGTGGTGTTAGATTTAGCACGACGTTACCAAGTCCCTGTCAAAACTCTAGAACCAGAACAACGCCAAGAGTTACAGCGTCAATTGTCTTTGCGGGAACAATTATATGAAGTTCTGGCTTCCGCCGCCCAGTTTTATCAACACGCCCTGCGCCAATCTCAAGGACAACGGGCTATGCTATATTTACGCAGCGATCGCCTGCTGAATGAAGCTACAATCCAGCAGTTTGGTTTGGGTTATGCCCCTCCAGGTTGGGAAACTCTCCACCGCTATCTGGTAGAAGATAAGCACTACCCGGTGCAGTTGGTGGAAAAAGCGGGATTAATTAAACCCCGTAAGGAAGGAAGCGGTTATTATGATGTCTTCCGCGATCGCTTGATGATTCCTATTCGTGATGTACAAGGACGGGTGATTGGGTTTGGTGGTAGGACTCTCACCGATGAACAGCCCAAGTATTTAAATTCACCGGAAACAGAATTATTTAATAAAGGTAAAACTTTATTTGCCCTGGATCAAGCTAAAACTGGGATTTCCCAACTCGATCAGGCGGTGGTAGTAGAGGGATATTTTGATGCGATCGCTCTCCACGCTGCGGGTATTAATAATGCTGTCGCTTCCCTCGGTACAGCCTTGAGTTTGGAACAAGTCAGGTTGATGTTGCGTTACACCGACTCCAAACAATTGGTACTTAACTTTGACGCTGATAAAGCTGGGACTAACGCCGCAGAAAGGGCAATTGGGGAAATTGCTGATTTAGCTTATAAAGGTGAAGTTAAACTCAAAATTATTAATATTCCAGACGGCAAAGATGCTGATGAGTTTTTACGTTCTCATGGTCGAGAAGATTATGAACAACTATTAGCAAATGCCCCTCTGTGGATAGATTGGCAGATCCAGCAAATTATCAAAGACCGCAACTTAAAACAAGCTACAGATTTTCAACAAGTCACACAGCAAATTGTCAAATTACTCAAAAATATAGTTAATAGTGACACCCGCAATTATTACGTTTCCTATTGTGCAGAAATCCTCAGCTTAGGCGATACCAGACTCATACCCTTAAGAGTCGAAAATCTCTTAACTCAAATCGCTCCATCAAAAACTACATATTCTCAACCTGTAGCCTTAAAGAAAACGGGGAATGCCGTCAAACTTTCCCCACTCCCTACTACAGAACGAAGCCTTCTGGAACAAGCAGAAGCTTTACTACTGCGAATTTATCTACATTGTTGTGAACAGCGTCAAGCTATTATTTCAGAATTAGAAGAACGAGATTTAGAATTTAGTCTTTCTCACCATCGATTTTTGTGGGGACAGATTTTAGAGTTAACAGGCGAACAGATTAATATAATTTCTAGTTTGCAAGATAGATATTTAGAACTAGCTGAAGATATCGGTTTAATTTCTCATTTATTTCATTTGAATGAGAAAGCTAAGAAAGAAATTATGCGTACTCCCCAAGTTGTGCAAGCTGCGATCGCTTGTATGGAACGAGTGTTGAGAGAAAAGCGTTATCGTCACTTTTTGGAACTGTGGCAAGAAACTGATCCAGAAGCCGAACCAGAAAAATGGCAGTCATATTATCAAGCATTCTATGCTGAAAAGTTGAAGCTTCAAGAACTAGATCGTCAGCGACAATTTTCAATTACAGAATTGCTTTGA
- the tftA gene encoding hormogonium tapered terminus morphoprotein TftA — MGRIFISAAHGGREAGGIDPGSIAGGTTEAREMILLRDLIVTELRSRSFEVLAVPDDLSAAGTIAWINSRVRRGDVALETHADAASSPTVRGASVYYIASNNERKSNGELLLVGLLRRVPQLPNRGVKPDTDSGLGSLAFCRQVVIPSLLLQVGFISNPEDRALLQNRRRDFALGIADGLASWSRVIDPTPGTPQDPNYPPINININGQNYAEQGILVNGNAYIPIDLVDRLRIDLSKAPNVNRITYRKVVYIKAIELRDFNVAVGWDAATRTVILRSNLIVCPGQFDRIMSNGNTSEVELQLFLRNNNENALNQFPDLPKLYREEATMEGVNYDIAFCQMCLETGFLRFGGDIKPQQNNFAGLGSIGGGAEAASFPSARIGVRAHIQHLKAYASLEPLVNEVVDPRFRFVTRGVAPLLEQLSGRWSADLDYGTKIIAMIKRLYDSAGFFNANRV, encoded by the coding sequence ATGGGGCGTATTTTTATTTCAGCAGCCCACGGAGGCCGAGAAGCAGGGGGTATTGATCCAGGTTCTATAGCTGGTGGTACAACAGAAGCTAGAGAAATGATTTTACTGCGAGATTTGATTGTAACAGAACTGCGATCGCGGAGTTTTGAAGTATTAGCAGTTCCTGATGATTTGAGTGCTGCGGGTACTATTGCCTGGATCAATTCCCGTGTTCGTCGTGGTGATGTTGCCCTAGAAACTCATGCAGATGCTGCTAGTAGTCCTACTGTACGGGGAGCTAGTGTCTATTACATTGCCAGTAATAATGAGCGTAAAAGTAATGGTGAATTGCTGTTAGTGGGACTATTACGCCGTGTGCCTCAACTACCAAATCGGGGAGTTAAACCAGACACAGATAGTGGGTTGGGGAGTTTAGCATTTTGTCGGCAGGTGGTAATTCCTTCTCTGTTATTACAAGTCGGGTTTATTAGCAATCCAGAGGATCGAGCATTGCTGCAAAATCGTCGCCGAGATTTTGCTTTGGGTATTGCTGATGGATTAGCATCTTGGAGCCGAGTTATTGATCCCACCCCTGGAACTCCGCAAGATCCCAATTATCCACCCATCAACATCAACATCAACGGACAAAATTATGCAGAGCAAGGCATTTTAGTTAACGGTAATGCCTACATTCCCATTGATTTAGTAGATCGTCTGCGGATTGACTTGTCAAAAGCACCCAATGTCAATCGGATTACCTATCGCAAAGTGGTATATATCAAAGCTATTGAATTACGAGACTTTAATGTTGCGGTGGGCTGGGATGCAGCAACTCGCACTGTCATATTGCGCTCCAATTTGATAGTTTGCCCTGGTCAATTTGACCGCATTATGTCAAATGGTAATACTTCGGAAGTAGAGTTACAACTATTTCTGAGAAACAACAATGAAAATGCCCTCAATCAGTTTCCCGACTTACCAAAACTCTATCGAGAAGAAGCCACTATGGAAGGAGTGAACTATGATATCGCTTTCTGCCAAATGTGCTTAGAAACGGGATTTTTGCGCTTTGGTGGTGATATTAAACCCCAGCAAAATAACTTTGCGGGTTTAGGTTCTATTGGCGGTGGTGCAGAGGCAGCTTCCTTTCCTAGTGCCAGAATTGGAGTTAGGGCGCATATTCAACACCTCAAAGCCTACGCCAGCCTAGAACCTCTAGTGAATGAAGTTGTCGATCCCAGGTTTCGTTTTGTTACCCGTGGTGTTGCTCCCTTACTAGAACAACTGTCAGGACGTTGGTCAGCCGATTTAGATTATGGTACGAAAATTATAGCAATGATCAAACGGCTGTATGATTCAGCAGGATTCTTTAATGCTAATAGGGTTTAG
- a CDS encoding MarC family protein: MDTSVLIQTFIAVFVLADAIGNIPVVLALTQGMEPEDRNKVIDKAIIVAIAVLLIFAFTGQYILTYLEISMGSLRVAGGLLLLLIALQMLRGELNTPITEQGRDVSITPLALPLLAGPGTITTVMLLMSKSQSPHLAVVVGVVGAMFVTWLILRLANKIDSLIGAEGGVIVTQLLGFLLAALAVEIGSTGIRELFLQ; the protein is encoded by the coding sequence GTGGATACTTCTGTTCTCATTCAAACTTTTATTGCGGTGTTTGTCCTAGCAGATGCCATAGGTAATATACCAGTGGTTTTAGCTTTAACTCAGGGTATGGAACCAGAAGATAGAAATAAAGTAATTGATAAGGCGATTATTGTAGCGATCGCAGTTCTGCTAATATTTGCCTTTACTGGTCAATATATTTTGACCTATTTAGAAATTAGCATGGGTTCGTTGCGAGTAGCTGGCGGTCTTTTATTGCTGTTAATCGCCTTGCAAATGCTGCGGGGAGAATTGAATACACCAATTACCGAACAAGGACGGGATGTCTCGATTACACCTTTAGCTTTGCCATTGCTAGCAGGGCCAGGTACAATCACGACAGTCATGTTGTTAATGTCCAAATCCCAGAGTCCCCATCTGGCTGTAGTTGTGGGGGTTGTAGGCGCGATGTTTGTGACTTGGTTGATTTTGCGCTTGGCAAACAAGATTGATAGTTTGATTGGTGCTGAGGGTGGGGTAATTGTGACTCAGCTTTTAGGTTTTCTGTTAGCCGCACTGGCTGTAGAGATTGGTAGCACCGGGATTCGAGAATTGTTTTTACAGTAA
- a CDS encoding HMA2 domain-containing protein, with protein MLTNNYGSLTTMPKLKQKINFKTPSKPISISTKIVSDTPGRLRLRIAQSHRQPDIMQHIAHALEAKSTVQKVRTNIHHGSIVIKHDGTDASLEDVLATLRDLGIIFAETTEGNTEAATTVASAVIDLNKRVKQATDGVVDIRFLFPLGLSFLAVRQLIIKGLQFEIIPWYVLAWYSFDSFIKLHGITPQKPSAESGES; from the coding sequence ATGTTGACAAATAATTACGGTAGTCTGACTACAATGCCCAAATTAAAACAGAAAATTAACTTTAAAACACCATCCAAACCAATATCTATATCTACAAAAATTGTTAGTGATACCCCAGGTAGACTACGGTTGAGAATTGCCCAATCTCACCGCCAACCAGACATCATGCAACACATTGCTCATGCACTGGAAGCTAAATCTACTGTGCAGAAAGTACGGACTAATATTCATCATGGCAGTATTGTCATTAAGCATGATGGTACAGATGCCAGCTTAGAAGATGTGCTAGCAACACTACGAGATTTGGGGATAATTTTTGCAGAAACTACAGAGGGTAATACCGAAGCGGCAACGACTGTAGCCAGTGCAGTGATAGATTTGAATAAACGAGTCAAACAAGCGACGGATGGAGTTGTTGATATCCGCTTTCTTTTTCCCTTGGGACTGAGTTTTTTGGCTGTAAGACAGTTAATAATTAAAGGTTTACAGTTTGAGATTATTCCCTGGTACGTCTTAGCTTGGTATTCCTTTGATAGTTTTATTAAACTTCATGGGATTACACCACAAAAGCCTAGTGCTGAGTCGGGAGAATCTTAA
- a CDS encoding DUF5132 domain-containing protein → MAPKITDFVEEAGAPGLIAGIGAVLLAPVLLPVVAGIGKPIAKSIIKGGIVAYEKSKGAFAELGETWEDIVAEAKAELAEAKETPVFEAASTSIDTVSDNGV, encoded by the coding sequence ATGGCCCCTAAAATTACTGACTTTGTTGAAGAAGCCGGCGCTCCTGGTTTAATCGCTGGGATTGGAGCTGTACTTCTAGCTCCCGTTCTCCTACCTGTAGTAGCGGGAATTGGTAAACCCATAGCCAAGTCAATCATCAAAGGTGGTATCGTTGCCTACGAAAAGAGCAAAGGCGCTTTTGCTGAACTAGGTGAAACTTGGGAAGATATCGTTGCAGAAGCTAAGGCTGAACTAGCAGAAGCTAAAGAAACACCAGTTTTTGAAGCTGCTAGCACTAGCATTGATACTGTTTCTGATAATGGTGTGTAA
- a CDS encoding carbon-nitrogen hydrolase family protein, with amino-acid sequence MKSYLAAAIQMTSVPDLQKNLVQAEELIDLAVRRGAELVGLPENFSFMGEENDKLAQAEAIARESEIFIKKMAQRFQITLLGGSFPVPVGDTGKVYNTTILVDPSGQELARYNKVHLFDVNVPDGNTYRESSTVVAGQQLPPVHFSDTLGNIGVSICYDVRFPELYRHLSQKEVDVIFVPAAFTAFTGKDHWQVLLQARAIENTAYVIAPAQTGNNYGRRLTHGHAVVIDPWGTILADAGDKPGIAIAEINPSRLEQVRRQMPSLQHRVFS; translated from the coding sequence ATGAAGTCTTATTTAGCCGCCGCTATTCAAATGACCAGCGTACCTGATTTACAAAAGAATTTGGTACAAGCAGAGGAATTAATTGATCTGGCTGTGCGCCGAGGTGCGGAATTGGTGGGTTTGCCAGAAAATTTCTCGTTTATGGGGGAGGAAAACGATAAACTAGCACAAGCAGAAGCGATCGCTCGTGAAAGTGAAATCTTTATTAAAAAGATGGCGCAACGCTTCCAAATTACGCTTTTAGGTGGGAGCTTTCCAGTTCCCGTAGGCGATACAGGTAAAGTATATAACACAACAATTCTTGTTGATCCCAGTGGGCAAGAACTCGCCCGCTACAATAAAGTACATCTGTTTGATGTGAATGTGCCTGACGGTAATACCTACCGCGAATCTAGTACAGTTGTAGCCGGTCAGCAATTACCCCCCGTCCATTTTTCAGACACTTTAGGCAATATCGGGGTGTCTATCTGTTATGATGTCCGCTTCCCCGAACTCTATCGCCATCTGTCCCAAAAAGAAGTGGATGTCATATTTGTGCCTGCTGCGTTCACCGCTTTTACAGGTAAAGACCACTGGCAAGTTTTGCTACAAGCCAGAGCCATTGAAAATACTGCCTACGTAATTGCACCAGCACAAACAGGTAATAATTATGGTCGCCGTCTCACCCACGGACACGCAGTCGTCATTGACCCTTGGGGGACAATTTTAGCTGATGCTGGTGACAAACCCGGAATAGCGATCGCAGAAATTAATCCCTCACGCCTAGAACAAGTCCGCCGACAAATGCCTTCGTTACAGCATCGGGTGTTTAGTTAA
- the recA gene encoding recombinase RecA, protein MAINTDTSGKQKALNMVLNQIERSFGKGAIMRLGDATRMRVETISTGALTLDLALGGGLPKGRVIEIYGPESSGKTTVALHAIAEVQKEGGIAAFVDAEHALDPTYAGALGVDIENLLVSQPDTGESALEIVDQLVRSAAVDIVVIDSVAALVPRAEIEGDMGDAHVGLQARLMSQALRKITGNIGKSGCTVIFINQLRQKIGVTYGSPETTTGGNALKFYASVRLDIRRIQTLKKGSDEFGNRVKVKVAKNKVAPPFRIAEFDIIFGKGVSTLGCLVDLAEETGILIRKGAWYSYNGDNISQGRDNAIKYLEEKPEFTEQIKQLVREKLDKGAVVSANSVSKANEEDEDEELDEEEE, encoded by the coding sequence ATGGCTATCAATACCGATACTTCCGGCAAGCAAAAGGCGCTGAATATGGTACTCAACCAGATTGAGCGCAGCTTCGGTAAAGGAGCAATCATGCGCCTGGGAGATGCTACCCGGATGCGGGTAGAAACAATTTCCACTGGGGCGCTGACTTTGGATTTGGCGTTGGGTGGCGGTTTACCCAAGGGACGGGTAATTGAGATTTATGGGCCGGAAAGTTCCGGTAAGACGACTGTAGCACTTCATGCGATCGCGGAAGTGCAGAAAGAAGGTGGTATTGCTGCCTTTGTGGATGCAGAACACGCCCTTGACCCCACTTACGCAGGCGCTTTAGGCGTAGATATAGAAAACTTGCTGGTTTCCCAACCCGATACCGGCGAATCAGCTTTGGAAATTGTGGATCAGTTAGTGCGTTCCGCCGCCGTTGATATTGTCGTGATTGACTCCGTTGCCGCGTTAGTTCCCCGTGCTGAAATCGAAGGGGATATGGGTGATGCTCACGTTGGTCTGCAAGCGAGACTGATGAGCCAAGCTCTACGTAAAATTACTGGTAATATTGGTAAATCTGGTTGTACAGTTATCTTTATTAACCAGCTACGGCAAAAAATTGGTGTCACCTACGGTAGCCCAGAAACCACCACTGGCGGTAATGCGTTGAAGTTCTATGCTTCAGTGCGCTTAGATATTCGTCGGATTCAAACCTTGAAAAAGGGTTCTGATGAATTCGGCAACCGAGTTAAAGTCAAAGTTGCGAAAAATAAAGTTGCACCACCTTTTAGAATCGCAGAATTCGACATCATTTTTGGTAAAGGTGTTTCTACTTTAGGTTGTCTAGTAGACTTGGCAGAAGAAACTGGTATTCTGATCCGTAAAGGAGCTTGGTACAGTTACAACGGTGATAACATTTCCCAAGGGCGAGATAATGCCATTAAGTACCTAGAAGAAAAGCCAGAATTTACCGAACAAATCAAGCAATTGGTACGGGAAAAATTAGATAAGGGAGCAGTTGTTTCTGCGAACTCCGTATCTAAGGCTAATGAAGAAGATGAAGATGAAGAGTTGGATGAAGAAGAAGAATAG
- a CDS encoding TIGR04376 family protein, giving the protein MYLTSGVLTVGLFDDFSRFLENRLEEFLRNNPHLELEALLEQLRQQEEDTLKLIADLQLQEKRSQEDILSTAQEIQRWHIRVQKAQNAGRQDLAAAAQDREAALLREGNQLWGHMQGLKERIKQSQELLHKIQVRRQEVQTKAAQAQTTRAKAQAQQRLETNGWWTPTSSYTSGLDDLEEKFRRWETEDELEQMKRNLGK; this is encoded by the coding sequence ATGTATCTAACCTCTGGAGTTCTGACAGTGGGCTTATTTGATGATTTTAGTCGGTTTCTGGAAAACCGTTTAGAGGAATTCTTGCGTAATAATCCGCATTTGGAATTAGAGGCGCTGTTAGAACAGCTGCGGCAGCAAGAGGAAGATACATTAAAATTAATTGCAGATTTACAGTTGCAAGAGAAGCGATCGCAAGAAGATATTCTCTCTACTGCTCAAGAAATTCAGCGTTGGCATATCCGTGTGCAGAAAGCCCAAAACGCTGGTAGACAGGATTTAGCGGCGGCAGCCCAAGACAGAGAAGCAGCCTTACTGCGTGAAGGGAATCAGCTTTGGGGACATATGCAAGGCTTAAAGGAACGCATCAAACAATCCCAAGAACTCCTGCATAAAATACAAGTGCGGCGACAAGAAGTCCAAACCAAGGCAGCACAAGCGCAGACAACGCGCGCTAAAGCCCAAGCCCAGCAACGCTTAGAAACCAACGGCTGGTGGACTCCCACTAGCAGTTATACAAGCGGGTTGGATGACTTGGAAGAAAAGTTTCGTCGCTGGGAAACTGAAGACGAGTTAGAACAAATGAAGCGCAATTTGGGAAAATAA
- a CDS encoding ABC transporter permease — MERSIFLDVLYSLQKLFVGYIPAAVLGCFLGYLIGINAAIYQIFRRIVQIPNSIPPVALLPILLIILQEKESAVVSVIFVATLWTIIINIAIGMQHFRRQDNNFKVAIFHLFHALKVGVWVAWFTVITTEMLLGEKGLGALAWNGYKSVNVSDIFEAIIYIGSIGFLLDQLLDSTGYMLAQIVNNGKKSS; from the coding sequence ATGGAAAGAAGTATATTTTTAGATGTTTTGTATAGCCTACAAAAATTATTTGTAGGTTACATTCCTGCTGCTGTTTTAGGTTGTTTTTTGGGATATTTGATTGGGATAAATGCCGCAATTTATCAAATTTTTAGACGAATAGTTCAAATACCAAATAGCATTCCTCCTGTAGCATTGTTACCCATCCTGTTGATTATCTTGCAAGAAAAAGAATCAGCAGTTGTGAGTGTGATTTTTGTCGCTACTCTCTGGACAATTATCATTAACATCGCCATTGGTATGCAACATTTCCGCAGACAAGATAACAACTTTAAAGTAGCAATTTTTCATCTATTTCATGCTCTGAAAGTTGGTGTTTGGGTAGCATGGTTTACAGTGATTACTACAGAAATGTTGCTCGGTGAGAAAGGATTGGGTGCGCTGGCTTGGAATGGTTATAAATCTGTCAATGTTAGTGACATTTTTGAAGCAATAATTTACATAGGGAGCATTGGTTTTTTGCTGGATCAATTACTAGATTCCACAGGATATATGCTGGCTCAGATTGTCAACAACGGTAAAAAGTCTAGTTGA
- a CDS encoding heavy metal translocating P-type ATPase, producing MAKTTVQLASPLPPQSLEVVEVQHEEVSVTSISAYQTAEKQHGKVTATTSAKQILPVTHSIVHAVPGRLRWRVPRLRYDADYAQRLLALLEADTLITNVRIKPAAASLVVTYKVSAIKDAKMRSRLSCLIVAASDPGILPLNTKQTLAKSEDEEEQSWPGLQLSVLATGLALLGGPLGVTIPPILTAGTIALATLPVVQRAFIGIVAQRKLTIDFLDFMAIAITTVQGQFLTPALMLSLIEIGENIRDRTARSSKMQTLDLLNSLGQFVWVERDGEKVQIPIQQVHPGDTVIVYPGEQIPVDGSIIKGKALLDEQKLTGESVPILKTKGQSVFASTLVREGRVYILVERVGNDTRAGQSIKLMQEAPVHDTRMENYAIKFAEKAVLPTLLLGAGVFALTRNPARAASVLTLDFATGIRVSVPTTVLAALSYAARQGVLIRSGRALEQLAAVDTVVFDKTGTLTQGEVSVIAVESFNPEISSDRILAIAAAAEQRLTHPVAEAVIRYAQTQKVAIPSRSKWDYQLGLGVKAEIDGETVYVGSERFLRQQEINMDALNGNGSKATSVIYVASNGQLQGRIKYSDVLRPESREVISQLMTVDGVEVHMLTGDNKRTAQAVATELGIAPANTHAEAFPEQKATVVRQLHEQGKTVAFVGDGINDSPALAYADVSVSFAHGSEIARETADVVLMQNDLHGLLEAIAIARQAKSLIRQNTSIVAIPNLAALMVAVLFGLNPLAATVVNNGSTIVAGVNGLRPIIKHSMKTALPSGR from the coding sequence ATGGCAAAAACAACCGTTCAACTCGCGTCACCCCTTCCTCCTCAATCTTTAGAAGTCGTAGAGGTACAACATGAGGAAGTGTCTGTAACTTCCATCTCTGCCTATCAGACAGCCGAAAAACAGCATGGCAAAGTTACTGCAACTACTTCTGCAAAGCAGATTCTTCCAGTGACGCATAGTATTGTCCATGCAGTACCGGGCAGGTTGCGGTGGCGTGTGCCTCGGTTACGCTACGATGCTGATTATGCCCAGCGTCTTTTAGCTTTACTAGAAGCTGATACCCTGATTACAAATGTCAGAATTAAGCCGGCTGCGGCCTCTTTAGTTGTCACCTACAAAGTGAGTGCAATTAAAGATGCCAAAATGCGATCGCGCCTCAGTTGTCTGATTGTCGCTGCTAGTGATCCTGGCATCTTACCACTCAACACCAAGCAGACATTAGCTAAATCAGAAGATGAGGAAGAACAATCTTGGCCGGGATTGCAACTTTCGGTTTTAGCCACTGGTTTAGCATTGCTGGGTGGGCCTTTGGGCGTAACTATCCCCCCCATCTTGACGGCAGGAACTATTGCTCTGGCCACTTTACCCGTAGTGCAGAGAGCGTTTATTGGGATTGTTGCACAACGCAAACTGACTATCGACTTTTTAGACTTTATGGCGATCGCTATCACCACAGTCCAAGGTCAGTTTCTCACCCCGGCGTTGATGTTAAGTTTAATTGAGATTGGGGAGAATATCCGCGATCGCACGGCTCGTTCCTCCAAAATGCAAACCCTAGATTTATTGAACTCCCTAGGCCAGTTTGTCTGGGTAGAACGCGATGGTGAGAAGGTGCAAATTCCCATCCAACAAGTACATCCAGGGGATACAGTCATCGTTTACCCTGGCGAACAAATCCCCGTAGATGGCAGCATCATCAAAGGTAAGGCACTCCTAGATGAACAAAAACTGACAGGTGAATCTGTGCCGATTTTGAAAACCAAGGGACAGTCTGTATTTGCCTCCACTCTGGTAAGGGAAGGCCGAGTTTACATCCTCGTGGAACGGGTAGGTAACGACACCCGCGCCGGACAGAGTATCAAGTTAATGCAGGAAGCTCCTGTCCATGATACCCGGATGGAAAACTACGCCATCAAATTTGCTGAGAAAGCTGTGTTGCCAACTTTGTTACTAGGGGCAGGCGTATTTGCACTGACGCGGAACCCCGCAAGGGCTGCTAGTGTTTTAACCCTGGATTTTGCTACCGGCATTAGAGTTTCCGTCCCGACAACTGTTTTAGCAGCACTCAGCTATGCCGCCCGCCAAGGTGTTCTCATCCGTAGCGGTCGCGCCCTAGAACAACTAGCGGCAGTTGATACAGTCGTATTTGATAAAACAGGCACACTCACCCAAGGAGAAGTATCGGTAATTGCGGTTGAAAGTTTTAACCCAGAAATATCTAGCGATCGCATCTTAGCCATAGCTGCCGCCGCCGAACAGCGTCTGACACATCCAGTAGCCGAAGCTGTAATTCGCTATGCCCAAACCCAAAAAGTCGCCATTCCCAGCCGGAGCAAGTGGGATTATCAACTGGGTTTAGGTGTCAAAGCCGAGATTGATGGCGAGACTGTCTATGTAGGGAGTGAAAGATTTTTGCGCCAGCAAGAGATTAACATGGACGCGCTCAACGGCAACGGCTCTAAAGCTACCTCGGTAATTTATGTAGCCAGTAATGGGCAACTTCAAGGTAGAATAAAGTATAGTGATGTTCTCCGCCCAGAGAGCCGGGAAGTCATCTCCCAACTCATGACGGTAGACGGTGTGGAGGTGCATATGCTGACTGGGGATAACAAGCGAACAGCGCAAGCTGTAGCAACTGAATTGGGGATTGCGCCAGCCAATACTCACGCAGAAGCTTTTCCAGAGCAGAAAGCCACGGTAGTACGTCAACTGCACGAACAAGGTAAAACAGTGGCCTTTGTGGGAGATGGGATCAACGACTCCCCAGCTTTAGCCTACGCCGATGTCTCCGTATCCTTTGCCCACGGTTCCGAAATCGCCCGCGAAACAGCAGACGTGGTGTTAATGCAGAATGACTTGCATGGATTATTGGAGGCGATCGCGATCGCCCGTCAAGCCAAGAGTTTAATTCGACAAAACACCAGTATTGTTGCTATTCCTAACTTGGCAGCATTAATGGTAGCAGTATTGTTTGGATTGAACCCCTTAGCAGCAACCGTAGTCAACAATGGCTCTACCATCGTGGCTGGAGTCAACGGCTTACGCCCAATCATCAAACATTCAATGAAAACAGCTCTACCATCAGGGAGATGA